A stretch of DNA from Hoeflea ulvae:
CGAGCGCGAAGCCGCGCACGAAATATTCGGCCTGCACCAGGCCGTCGGCACCGGCACGCACATTCGGCAGATCGCCCGGATGCGGGCCGTTTTCGTTGTGAACGCCGTGGTCCAGACCCAGCGCCAGATGGCCGCCTGCGGATTCGAAATTGTCGGCGCTGTCGCATTTTCCGGTTTCATGCACATGAATGCCGTGCTCGCCTTCGGGAACGCCTTCAGCCTGGATCTCGACAAGAACGGCGCCTGACGCGGTCTCGACCATGCGGATCTCGCCCGTGATGCCCTCGCCTTCCAGTGTGCCCGTTACACGGTCACCTTCGGCGGCATAGGCGCTGGTTGAGCAAAGCAGTGTCATGCACAAAATCGCGATATGTGATTTCATCTCATCCTCCTGTTTTCCGTCGCGAGCTTCTTCGCGGTAAAAAATTCCAACGCCTCAGCCGTCACTTTGTTCGGCTGGTGATGAAAAAATGCGGGCAGCAGGATTTGCGGAAGAAGATCAGGCCCCTTCGCAAGGGTCTCCGTGTCGAACACCTGGCGCAGCAACCCCGACAGCATCACGGATCGGAACTTTTGATCGGGATGCCGGTTTGATAGCAAAAGCAACTGGACAAGGACTGTTCCGATGAAGCGCAAAAGAGAAATATGGGCGTTCGGCATTGCGGCAGCGATCATTCTGCTCAGCCTTGCCGTGTTGTGGGTCAGCCCGCAGCAATCAACCGCACCGGTGACGGTGGAAGAGACCGATCTCGACGTCGACGCTCCAAACGAAGTCGAGGAAGCGCCGCCAAGCGCGACCGGTGATCTGGACGGTGGAAACTGACCATTTCACATTGCCCCACGGGGCCTGAAAAAGCGGCATTGATGCCGGATCCGGATCTCGATTCGGACACGCATCAGCGCCGGGGCGCTCTCTGGCACCGGCAGTCATTCAGAAATCAATTGAATTCAGCGAGAAACGGGAAGCGAGCGGAATCAGGATTCCGCTCGCGTTTTTTGGAGAGAGACTCAGTAGGTTTTGATCTGGTCGCAAAGCTGGGTCATGCTCGCCATGTCCGGCATTGCGGCATCGGATGTTGCCGAAGCTCCGGCAGTTGCGCTGCTGTCGGTGCCGGTCGAGGCGGTGCCGGAAGTGCTGGAGTCGCTGGAGGACGACGAGGAATCAGCCGCAGTATCGGTGCCGGTCGTACCCTCGGTCGAGGTTGCCGCGCTTCCGCTTGTCTGCATAGCCTCGCAGTCGGCACGAACCTTTGCCTGCTGGGCGGTATCAAGCGAATTCCAGCCGGACCGCAGTTCCGAATCCGAGCGCAGAGTCGCGCCGTCACCGAAAAACGCATCGCGGGTGGTCTGATCCCAGCTCATGGAGCCGGAAGCTGCGCCTGTTGCATCGGTGCTGGTTTGGGCGATGGCAGAGACGCCTGTGAACAGCACGATGGTTGTCGCAGAAAGAATATTTCGCATCATGGAAGTGTTCCTTTCCGATTGACTTGGTGGCACCACGCCACCTGCCTGAGGAACTACGATGAGGGTGTTTTGTTCCACCTGTTTTCACAAATTTGACGTCAGGATCTGCGGGTGTCTTCACGGCCGCTCGGGCGCTATGGCAAGGCCCTGATTCATCCGTTTTCCAGCATGTTCTTGCGGCCGCTTGAGATGCCCTCTGCGCCGCGACGGAGAAGCGCCCGGGGCGCGCCTCGTCTTGTCGAGGCCACGGCGCCGATTTATGTAGACAGATACCCGAAACCGGTTTCAGGCACGTCAGGAGGACCCGAAATGTGGCAGCAGATCACCGCTGAGCTGAGCTCGAACGGCGGCCCGCCGATTATCATCATTGCTGTCCGAATTCTCGGGACCATCATCTTCTGCGGATTGATCGGTTACGAACGCGAGCTGCACAAGAACAGCGCCGGCCTGCGCACCAATATCCTTGTCGGTGTCGCCGCCGCAGCCTTTGCCCTCATCACACTGACCATGCTGGACACGCCGATGGCGGGCGATGACGTTCAGGCCGATCCGCTGCGCCTGGTCGAGGCCGTGACCAACGGCGTGGCCTTTCTTGCAGCGGGCATCATCGTCTTTTCCAAGGGCGAAGTCCGGGGCCTGACCACCGGCGCGAGCCTGTGGATTTCGGCATCGATCGGTCTTGCCACCGGCCTGGGCTACTGGGCGATCGCCGCCATGGTGACCATGGTTGGGGTCTTTGTCCTTCTCGTCCTGCGCCAGGCCCAGATCGCCATCGGCCTGAAGGGCAAGGACGAGTAGCCACACTCACCGCCCTGGCGGCAACGAGGCGTAATAGTGGGAAAGGGCGCGGATATCGCCGTCGGTGAGCGCCGGAATCGCTTCATGCATCATCATGGCGCGATCGGTGCCGCCGCGGGTTCCGGACTTCCACAAAGTCAGCTGCGCGCGCAGGAACTCTTCGCTTTGTCCATCGAGCGGCGGGTAGCGGTCCGATCTGGGGCGGGAAACCGGTCCGTGGCAGGCACTGCAGGACGGAATATTGGCCTTTTCGTCTCCGCCACGCGCCAGCAGCTCCCCGCGCGCAACAAGCGCCGGGTCAAGCGTGCCGTTCTCGTATCTGTCAGGACCCTCGCTTCCGAAGTCCGCGATGTGAGCAGCGAGCTGTGATATATCCTCGTCGCTCAGTTGCGATGTCGCATGCTGCATGAAGCCGCTCTGCCGCGCTGCGCTGCGATAGGCCTGAAGGCTCGCGGCAATATAGGCGGCAGACAGGGTATTCAGGCGCGGGATGTGGACATTTCCATTGGCGAACCCGGTCTCGCCGTGGCAGCGCCCGCAGCCGGCCTGGTAGAGAGCCGCTACCGGCGCAGCCCGGTCATCATCGCCTACTGGCAAGCCGGCTGCAGATTCGGCCTCTGCCCCCGGATTGGCCTGCTCGCCCTGCTTCACCGCATTGAGAAAGGCCACCACCGACCAGACATCATCATCGCGCCGCTGAGACGGCCACGCCGGCATGCCGCTCATCTTCACGCCGTTCTTGACGATCCAGTACATGTGCCGCGGCTCCCAGTCCGAAACCGCTTCGGTGACATGCGGGGGGCGGGCAGCATCGACAGCGCGGTTTGTGACCGGGATTGATCCGGCATCGCATGGCAGAACGCGCAGGCATCCTGGTAATGTCTCCT
This window harbors:
- a CDS encoding superoxide dismutase family protein, with the translated sequence MKSHIAILCMTLLCSTSAYAAEGDRVTGTLEGEGITGEIRMVETASGAVLVEIQAEGVPEGEHGIHVHETGKCDSADNFESAGGHLALGLDHGVHNENGPHPGDLPNVRAGADGLVQAEYFVRGFALGTEGDPRILDDDGAAVVLHSGADDYISQPSGNSGARIACAVLNPAE
- a CDS encoding MgtC/SapB family protein, with protein sequence MWQQITAELSSNGGPPIIIIAVRILGTIIFCGLIGYERELHKNSAGLRTNILVGVAAAAFALITLTMLDTPMAGDDVQADPLRLVEAVTNGVAFLAAGIIVFSKGEVRGLTTGASLWISASIGLATGLGYWAIAAMVTMVGVFVLLVLRQAQIAIGLKGKDE
- a CDS encoding c-type cytochrome, whose amino-acid sequence is MYWIVKNGVKMSGMPAWPSQRRDDDVWSVVAFLNAVKQGEQANPGAEAESAAGLPVGDDDRAAPVAALYQAGCGRCHGETGFANGNVHIPRLNTLSAAYIAASLQAYRSAARQSGFMQHATSQLSDEDISQLAAHIADFGSEGPDRYENGTLDPALVARGELLARGGDEKANIPSCSACHGPVSRPRSDRYPPLDGQSEEFLRAQLTLWKSGTRGGTDRAMMMHEAIPALTDGDIRALSHYYASLPPGR